The following are from one region of the Arachis duranensis cultivar V14167 chromosome 10, aradu.V14167.gnm2.J7QH, whole genome shotgun sequence genome:
- the LOC107471970 gene encoding aladin isoform X2 → MASFPPLGSVTICEVNRELITANELSDDRANATYGKILGMVFSPVPFQLEQELERSPSPSPPPLESDTGEQEGTPAAAAAAMAVEVVQKKSLVAVLEGFVSGCLRRLFYPNDVHLLPEVDLKGVSWHLNKHIVAFISGRTQVIIRDYEDSEGKEPTILTNESQRDVRVLEWRPNGGRMLAVGCKSGICIWAASYPGNAASIRSGTVSFLGSLSRGSGIRYILVDFLRSQNDEHVSALTWSPDGRYLASASYESSAFTVWDVAQGMGTPIRRGLGGISTLKWSPTGDYFFASKFDGTFYLWETNTWTSEQWSSTSGFVKGATWDPDGRMILLAFSDSSTLGSVHFASKPPSLDAHLLPVDLPEILSLIRSKGIEKIAWDDSGERLALSFKDGEDIYRGLIAIYDTRRTPLISTSLIVGALDFVALILCYFALICFREEKFCNPPAAVYKFWSKSKKLTLMSSSFVQCFGIF, encoded by the exons ATGGCTTCCTTCCCTCCTCTTGGTTCCGTCACAATCTGCGAAGTCAACCGTGAACTCA TTACCGCCAACGAACTCTCCGACGACCGAGCCAATGCAACCTATGGAAAGATTCTT GGAATGGTGTTCAGCCCTGTGCCATTTCAGTTGGAGCAGGAGCTGGAGAGGTCGCCATCCCCTTCTCCGCCGCCTCTAGAAAGTGATACTGGCGAACAAGAAGGAACACCGGCAGCGGCGGCGGCGGCAATGGCAGTTGAGGTTGTTCAGAAGAAAAGTCTTGTGGCAGTCTTGGAAGGCTTTGTAAGCGGGTGTCTCAGACGCCTATTTTACCCTAATGAT GTGCATTTGTTGCCAGAGGTTGATCTAAAAGGAGTGAGCTGGCACCTGAATAAGCATATAGTTGCGTTTATATCAGGGCGGACACAGGTCATCATCCGCGATTATGAAGATTCAG AGGGGAAGGAGCCAACTATCTTGACCAACGAATCACAGAGAGATGTTAGAGTACTAGAGTGGAGGCCCAATGGTGGAAGGATGCTAGCTGTTGGTTGCAA GAGTGGGATATGCATTTGGGCAGCTTCTTATCCTGGAAATGCAGCATCTATCAGATCCGGCACTGTTTCATTTTTGGGAAGTTTGTCTAGAGGCTCAGGAATCCGGTATATCTTGGTTGATTTTCTTCGCAGTCAGAATGATGAACATGTTAGCGCACTTACTTGGAGTCCAGATGGAAGATA CTTAGCTTCTGCTTCATATGAGAGCTCCGCATTCACTGTGTGGGATGTTGCTCAAG GTATGGGGACGCCAATTCGTCGGGGATTAGGAGGCATATCAACGTTGAAGTGGTCACCTACTGGAGATTacttctttgcatcaaaatt TGATGGCACATTTTATCTTTGGGAAACAAATACCTGGACATCAGAACAATGGTCATCAACTAGTGGTTTTGTCAAG GGTGCAACATGGGATCCAGATGGGCGAATGATACTGCTTGCATTTTCTGATTCCTCGACTTTGGGATCTGTTCACTTTGCATCAAAGCCTCCCTCCTTAG ATGCGCATTTGTTACCTGTAGATTTGCCAGAGATATTATCATTGATAAGAAG TAAGGGAATTGAAAAGATAGCATGGGATGATTCTGGGGAGCGATTAGCTTTGTCATTTAAAGACGGAGAGGATATTTACAGGGGTCTGATTGCCATATATGATACTAGAAGGACTCCTCTTATATCTACATCATTAAT TGTTGGAGCACTGGATTTTGTTGCACTTATCCTCTGCTATTTCGCTCTCATATGCTTCCGTGAAGAGAAATTCTGTAATCCTCCGGCGGCTGTATACAAATTTTGGAGCAAGAGCAAGAAGCTGACTTTGATGTCAAGTTCATTTGTTCAatgttttggtattttttaa
- the LOC107471997 gene encoding protein sym-1: MASMAHKSLLLRRAFTTLSSRPPQPPPLPSRIFLQPTQSLTSTCSLPHFKPQFRFCTSPLSALPDNASGGPRGPRGPNSGSGGGGGGGEGEEGAGGEDKWSFLSWYLALLEKYPVAVKAITSAILTLIGDLICQLVIDQSQSIDLKRTFTFTLLGFILVGPTLHFWYLYLSKLVTLPGASGVLLRLVIDQFLFAPTFIGVFLATLVTLEGGPSQAVPKLKQEWFSSVVANWQLWIPFQFLNFSFVPQQFQVLAANVVSLVWNVILSFKAHKEVVTK, encoded by the exons ATGGCGTCAATGGCACACAAGTCGCTGCTCTTGAGGCGTGCCTTCACCACTCTCTCATCTCGACCGCCACAACCACCTCCTCTTCCTTCTCGAATATTCCTTCAACCAACCCAATCTCTCACCTCCACCTGCTCCCTCCCTCACTTCAAACCTCAATTCCGCTTCTGCACTTCTCCCCTCTCTGCGTTACCCGACAACGCTTCCGGCGGACCACGTGGCCCTCGCGGCCCCAATTCCGGCTCCGGCGGAGGTggcggaggaggagaaggagaagaaggagcaGGTGGTGAAGATAAGTGGTCCTTCTTGTCATG GTATTTGGCTCTTCTTGAAAAATACCCTGTTGCAGTAAAAGCTATAACATCTGCAATTTTGACATTAATTGGAGATTTGATTTGCCAG CTTGTAATAGACCAATCGCAGTCTATAGACTTGAAGAGGACATTCACTTTCACTCTGCTTGGTTTTATCTTAGTAGGTCCAACACTGCATTTCTG GTACTTGTATCTGAGTAAACTGGTTACACTACCTGGAGCATCAGGTGTACTATTGCGGCTTGTAATTGATCAG TTCTTATTTGCTCCCACATTTATTGGGGTTTTCTTAGCTacattggtgacacttgagggAGGGCCATCACAAGCTGTACCCAAACTTAAGCAG GAGTGGTTTTCATCTGTTGTGGCAAATTGGCAATTATGGATACCTTTTCAATTTCTCAACTTCAGTTTTGTTCCACAGCAATTCCAG
- the LOC107471970 gene encoding aladin isoform X3: MASFPPLGSVTICEVNRELITANELSDDRANATYGKILGMVFSPVPFQLEQELERSPSPSPPPLESDTGEQEGTPAAAAAAMAVEVVQKKSLVAVLEGFVSGCLRRLFYPNDVHLLPEVDLKGVSWHLNKHIVAFISGRTQVIIRDYEDSEGKEPTILTNESQRDVRVLEWRPNGGRMLAVGCKSGICIWAASYPGNAASIRSGTVSFLGSLSRGSGIRYILVDFLRSQNDEHVSALTWSPDGRYLASASYESSAFTVWDVAQGMGTPIRRGLGGISTLKWSPTGDYFFASKFDGTFYLWETNTWTSEQWSSTSGFVKGATWDPDGRMILLAFSDSSTLGSVHFASKPPSLDAHLLPVDLPEILSLIRRSKGIEKIAWDDSGERLALSFKDGEDIYRGLIAIYDTRRTPLISTSLIGFIRGPGENPRPISFSFHGKFKQGPLLSVCWSTGFCCTYPLLFRSHMLP; encoded by the exons ATGGCTTCCTTCCCTCCTCTTGGTTCCGTCACAATCTGCGAAGTCAACCGTGAACTCA TTACCGCCAACGAACTCTCCGACGACCGAGCCAATGCAACCTATGGAAAGATTCTT GGAATGGTGTTCAGCCCTGTGCCATTTCAGTTGGAGCAGGAGCTGGAGAGGTCGCCATCCCCTTCTCCGCCGCCTCTAGAAAGTGATACTGGCGAACAAGAAGGAACACCGGCAGCGGCGGCGGCGGCAATGGCAGTTGAGGTTGTTCAGAAGAAAAGTCTTGTGGCAGTCTTGGAAGGCTTTGTAAGCGGGTGTCTCAGACGCCTATTTTACCCTAATGAT GTGCATTTGTTGCCAGAGGTTGATCTAAAAGGAGTGAGCTGGCACCTGAATAAGCATATAGTTGCGTTTATATCAGGGCGGACACAGGTCATCATCCGCGATTATGAAGATTCAG AGGGGAAGGAGCCAACTATCTTGACCAACGAATCACAGAGAGATGTTAGAGTACTAGAGTGGAGGCCCAATGGTGGAAGGATGCTAGCTGTTGGTTGCAA GAGTGGGATATGCATTTGGGCAGCTTCTTATCCTGGAAATGCAGCATCTATCAGATCCGGCACTGTTTCATTTTTGGGAAGTTTGTCTAGAGGCTCAGGAATCCGGTATATCTTGGTTGATTTTCTTCGCAGTCAGAATGATGAACATGTTAGCGCACTTACTTGGAGTCCAGATGGAAGATA CTTAGCTTCTGCTTCATATGAGAGCTCCGCATTCACTGTGTGGGATGTTGCTCAAG GTATGGGGACGCCAATTCGTCGGGGATTAGGAGGCATATCAACGTTGAAGTGGTCACCTACTGGAGATTacttctttgcatcaaaatt TGATGGCACATTTTATCTTTGGGAAACAAATACCTGGACATCAGAACAATGGTCATCAACTAGTGGTTTTGTCAAG GGTGCAACATGGGATCCAGATGGGCGAATGATACTGCTTGCATTTTCTGATTCCTCGACTTTGGGATCTGTTCACTTTGCATCAAAGCCTCCCTCCTTAG ATGCGCATTTGTTACCTGTAGATTTGCCAGAGATATTATCATTGATAAGAAG AAGTAAGGGAATTGAAAAGATAGCATGGGATGATTCTGGGGAGCGATTAGCTTTGTCATTTAAAGACGGAGAGGATATTTACAGGGGTCTGATTGCCATATATGATACTAGAAGGACTCCTCTTATATCTACATCATTAAT TGGATTTATAAGGGGACCTGGAGAAAATCCAAGaccaatttctttttcatttcatggGAAGTTTAAGCAGGGACCATTGCTTTCTGTG TGTTGGAGCACTGGATTTTGTTGCACTTATCCTCTGCTATTTCGCTCTCATATGCTTCCGTGA
- the LOC107471970 gene encoding aladin isoform X1: MASFPPLGSVTICEVNRELITANELSDDRANATYGKILGMVFSPVPFQLEQELERSPSPSPPPLESDTGEQEGTPAAAAAAMAVEVVQKKSLVAVLEGFVSGCLRRLFYPNDVHLLPEVDLKGVSWHLNKHIVAFISGRTQVIIRDYEDSEGKEPTILTNESQRDVRVLEWRPNGGRMLAVGCKSGICIWAASYPGNAASIRSGTVSFLGSLSRGSGIRYILVDFLRSQNDEHVSALTWSPDGRYLASASYESSAFTVWDVAQGMGTPIRRGLGGISTLKWSPTGDYFFASKFDGTFYLWETNTWTSEQWSSTSGFVKGATWDPDGRMILLAFSDSSTLGSVHFASKPPSLDAHLLPVDLPEILSLIRRSKGIEKIAWDDSGERLALSFKDGEDIYRGLIAIYDTRRTPLISTSLIVGALDFVALILCYFALICFREEKFCNPPAAVYKFWSKSKKLTLMSSSFVQCFGIF; encoded by the exons ATGGCTTCCTTCCCTCCTCTTGGTTCCGTCACAATCTGCGAAGTCAACCGTGAACTCA TTACCGCCAACGAACTCTCCGACGACCGAGCCAATGCAACCTATGGAAAGATTCTT GGAATGGTGTTCAGCCCTGTGCCATTTCAGTTGGAGCAGGAGCTGGAGAGGTCGCCATCCCCTTCTCCGCCGCCTCTAGAAAGTGATACTGGCGAACAAGAAGGAACACCGGCAGCGGCGGCGGCGGCAATGGCAGTTGAGGTTGTTCAGAAGAAAAGTCTTGTGGCAGTCTTGGAAGGCTTTGTAAGCGGGTGTCTCAGACGCCTATTTTACCCTAATGAT GTGCATTTGTTGCCAGAGGTTGATCTAAAAGGAGTGAGCTGGCACCTGAATAAGCATATAGTTGCGTTTATATCAGGGCGGACACAGGTCATCATCCGCGATTATGAAGATTCAG AGGGGAAGGAGCCAACTATCTTGACCAACGAATCACAGAGAGATGTTAGAGTACTAGAGTGGAGGCCCAATGGTGGAAGGATGCTAGCTGTTGGTTGCAA GAGTGGGATATGCATTTGGGCAGCTTCTTATCCTGGAAATGCAGCATCTATCAGATCCGGCACTGTTTCATTTTTGGGAAGTTTGTCTAGAGGCTCAGGAATCCGGTATATCTTGGTTGATTTTCTTCGCAGTCAGAATGATGAACATGTTAGCGCACTTACTTGGAGTCCAGATGGAAGATA CTTAGCTTCTGCTTCATATGAGAGCTCCGCATTCACTGTGTGGGATGTTGCTCAAG GTATGGGGACGCCAATTCGTCGGGGATTAGGAGGCATATCAACGTTGAAGTGGTCACCTACTGGAGATTacttctttgcatcaaaatt TGATGGCACATTTTATCTTTGGGAAACAAATACCTGGACATCAGAACAATGGTCATCAACTAGTGGTTTTGTCAAG GGTGCAACATGGGATCCAGATGGGCGAATGATACTGCTTGCATTTTCTGATTCCTCGACTTTGGGATCTGTTCACTTTGCATCAAAGCCTCCCTCCTTAG ATGCGCATTTGTTACCTGTAGATTTGCCAGAGATATTATCATTGATAAGAAG AAGTAAGGGAATTGAAAAGATAGCATGGGATGATTCTGGGGAGCGATTAGCTTTGTCATTTAAAGACGGAGAGGATATTTACAGGGGTCTGATTGCCATATATGATACTAGAAGGACTCCTCTTATATCTACATCATTAAT TGTTGGAGCACTGGATTTTGTTGCACTTATCCTCTGCTATTTCGCTCTCATATGCTTCCGTGAAGAGAAATTCTGTAATCCTCCGGCGGCTGTATACAAATTTTGGAGCAAGAGCAAGAAGCTGACTTTGATGTCAAGTTCATTTGTTCAatgttttggtattttttaa
- the LOC107471970 gene encoding aladin isoform X4, translating to MASFPPLGSVTICEVNRELITANELSDDRANATYGKILGMVFSPVPFQLEQELERSPSPSPPPLESDTGEQEGTPAAAAAAMAVEVVQKKSLVAVLEGFVSGCLRRLFYPNDVHLLPEVDLKGVSWHLNKHIVAFISGRTQVIIRDYEDSEGKEPTILTNESQRDVRVLEWRPNGGRMLAVGCKSGICIWAASYPGNAASIRSGTVSFLGSLSRGSGIRYILVDFLRSQNDEHVSALTWSPDGRYLASASYESSAFTVWDVAQGMGTPIRRGLGGISTLKWSPTGDYFFASKFDGTFYLWETNTWTSEQWSSTSGFVKGATWDPDGRMILLAFSDSSTLGSVHFASKPPSLDAHLLPVDLPEILSLIRSKGIEKIAWDDSGERLALSFKDGEDIYRGLIAIYDTRRTPLISTSLIGFIRGPGENPRPISFSFHGKFKQGPLLSVCWSTGFCCTYPLLFRSHMLP from the exons ATGGCTTCCTTCCCTCCTCTTGGTTCCGTCACAATCTGCGAAGTCAACCGTGAACTCA TTACCGCCAACGAACTCTCCGACGACCGAGCCAATGCAACCTATGGAAAGATTCTT GGAATGGTGTTCAGCCCTGTGCCATTTCAGTTGGAGCAGGAGCTGGAGAGGTCGCCATCCCCTTCTCCGCCGCCTCTAGAAAGTGATACTGGCGAACAAGAAGGAACACCGGCAGCGGCGGCGGCGGCAATGGCAGTTGAGGTTGTTCAGAAGAAAAGTCTTGTGGCAGTCTTGGAAGGCTTTGTAAGCGGGTGTCTCAGACGCCTATTTTACCCTAATGAT GTGCATTTGTTGCCAGAGGTTGATCTAAAAGGAGTGAGCTGGCACCTGAATAAGCATATAGTTGCGTTTATATCAGGGCGGACACAGGTCATCATCCGCGATTATGAAGATTCAG AGGGGAAGGAGCCAACTATCTTGACCAACGAATCACAGAGAGATGTTAGAGTACTAGAGTGGAGGCCCAATGGTGGAAGGATGCTAGCTGTTGGTTGCAA GAGTGGGATATGCATTTGGGCAGCTTCTTATCCTGGAAATGCAGCATCTATCAGATCCGGCACTGTTTCATTTTTGGGAAGTTTGTCTAGAGGCTCAGGAATCCGGTATATCTTGGTTGATTTTCTTCGCAGTCAGAATGATGAACATGTTAGCGCACTTACTTGGAGTCCAGATGGAAGATA CTTAGCTTCTGCTTCATATGAGAGCTCCGCATTCACTGTGTGGGATGTTGCTCAAG GTATGGGGACGCCAATTCGTCGGGGATTAGGAGGCATATCAACGTTGAAGTGGTCACCTACTGGAGATTacttctttgcatcaaaatt TGATGGCACATTTTATCTTTGGGAAACAAATACCTGGACATCAGAACAATGGTCATCAACTAGTGGTTTTGTCAAG GGTGCAACATGGGATCCAGATGGGCGAATGATACTGCTTGCATTTTCTGATTCCTCGACTTTGGGATCTGTTCACTTTGCATCAAAGCCTCCCTCCTTAG ATGCGCATTTGTTACCTGTAGATTTGCCAGAGATATTATCATTGATAAGAAG TAAGGGAATTGAAAAGATAGCATGGGATGATTCTGGGGAGCGATTAGCTTTGTCATTTAAAGACGGAGAGGATATTTACAGGGGTCTGATTGCCATATATGATACTAGAAGGACTCCTCTTATATCTACATCATTAAT TGGATTTATAAGGGGACCTGGAGAAAATCCAAGaccaatttctttttcatttcatggGAAGTTTAAGCAGGGACCATTGCTTTCTGTG TGTTGGAGCACTGGATTTTGTTGCACTTATCCTCTGCTATTTCGCTCTCATATGCTTCCGTGA
- the LOC107471917 gene encoding T-complex protein 1 subunit theta, with the protein MAPGFNIQPYGIQSMLKEGHKHLSGLDEAVLKNIDACKQLSTITRTSLGPNGMNKMVINHLDKLFVTNDAATIVNELEVQHPAAKILVLAGKAQQEEIGDGANLTISFAGEILQGAEELIRMGLHPSEIISGYTKAINKTIEILDELVEKGSETMDVRDKEQVISRMKAAVASKQFGQEDTICSLVADACIQVCPKNPANFNVDNVRVAKLLGGGLHNSTVVRGMVLKSDTVGTIKRIEKAKVAVFAGGVDTSATETKGTVLIHTAEQLENYSKTEEAKVEELIKAVAESGAKVVVSGGSVGEMALHFCERYKLMVLKISSKFELRRFCRTTGAVAMLKLGQPNPDDLGYVDSVSVEEIGGVRVTIVKNEEGGNSVATVVLRGSTDSILDDLERAVDDGVNTYKAMCRDSRTVPGAAATEIELAKRVKEFSFKETGLDQYAIAKFAESFEMVPRTLSENAGLNAMEIISSLYAEHASGNTRVGIDLEEGVCKDVSTIGVWDLHVTKFFALKYAADAACTVLRVDQIIMAKPAGGPRREQPAAGMDDD; encoded by the exons ATGGCGCCGGGTTTCAACATTCAGCCGTACGGCATTCAGTCGATGCTGAAGGAAGGTCACAAGCACCTCTCCGGCCTCGACGAAGCCGTCCTCAAGAACATCGACGCCTGCAAGCAGCTCTCCACCATCACCCGCACCTCCCTCGGCCCTAACG GTATGAATAAGATGGTTATAAATCATTTGGACAAGCTCTTTGTCACTAACGATGCGGCCACCATTGTCAACGAGCTTGAGGTCCAGCATCCTGCTGCTAAGATTTTGGTTTTGGCTGGGAAGGCTCAGCAGGAGGAGATCGGTGACGGTGCCAATTTGACGATTTCCTTTGCCGGCGAGATCCTGCAGGGCGCTGAGGAACTTATTCGGATGGGACTGCACCCGAGCGAGATCATCAGTGGATATACGAAAGCAATTAATAAg ACTATTGAAATATTGGATGAATTGGTCGAGAAGGGTTCGGAGACTATGGATGTCCGTGATAAGGAGCAAGTTATTTCTAGAATGAAAGCAGCTGTTGCTAGCAAGCAATTTGGTCAGGAAGACACTATATGCTCGCTTGTTGCTGAT GCATGTATACAAGTGTGTCCCAAAAATCCTGCGAACTTTAATGTGGACAACGTCCGTGTTGCAAAGCTACTCGGAGGGGGCTTGCATAATAGTACTGTTGTTCGGGGAATGGTTTTGAAAAGTGATACCGTTGGGACCATAAAGCGAATCGAGAAGGCAAAG GTTGCTGTCTTTGCTGGTGGTGTTGATACATCTGCAACCGAAACCAAAGGAACTGTCCTCATACATACAGCAGAGCAG CTggaaaattattcaaaaactgAAGAGGCCAAAGTAGAGGAGCTCATTAAGGCGGTTGCAGAGTCTGGTGCCAAAGTGGTTGTCAGTGGAGGATCAGTAGGAGAGATGGCTTTGCATTTTTGTGAGCGTTATAA GCTCATGGTTTTGAAAATCAGTTCTAAGTTTGAGCTACGTCGATTTTGCCGGACAACGGGTGCTGTTGCAATG TTAAAACTTGGGCAACCAAACCCAGATGATCTTGGATATGTTGATTCTGTTTCAGTTGAGGAAATTGGTGGTGTCAGG GTAACCATAGTGAAAAACGAAGAGGGTGGAAATTCTGTGGCCACTGTTGTTTTACGAGGCAGTACCGACAGTATTCTAGATGATCTCGAAAGAGCAGTTGATGATGGGGTGAACACTTACAAG GCCATGTGCAGGGATAGCCGAACTGTACCTGGAGCTGCAGCAACTGAAATTGAATTGGCTAAAAGGGTGAAGGAATTTTCTTTCAAGGAGACAGG ATTGGATCAGTACGCCATAGCAAAATTTGCTGAAAGTTTTGAAATGGTTCCAAGAACTTTGTCTGAGAATGCTGGGCTAAATGCAATGGAGATCATATCTTCTCTGTATGCGGAACATGCCTCAGGAAATACCAGAGTTGGCATTGATCTGGAAGAGGGTGTTTGTAAGGATGTGTCAACCATAGGGGTTTGGGATCTACATGTGACTAA GTTCTTTGCTCTTAAATACGCTGCTGATGCTGCATGCACTGTACTACGGGTGGATCAG ATCATTATGGCAAAACCAGCTGGTGGACCAAGGAGAGAGCAACCTGCTGCTGGCATGGATGATGATTAA